A stretch of the Fusobacterium varium genome encodes the following:
- a CDS encoding phosphoglycerate mutase — MERKVLLAIADGLGDRPCEVLGNKTPLEYAETETLNMLAKNGATGIMDLYKAGVPVGTDLGHMILFGYEIEDYPGRGPIEAFGKGMELIEGDVAFRCNFATVDDDMHIVDRRAGRIREGTKELADTLNGMVIDGITVLFKEATEHRAVMVLRGENLSSAISDTDPKKEGFRIKTSTAKDDSKEAAFTANLLNKVIIKAHELLKNHPLNIKRIEEGRFPANCIVTRGAGKMPKIEKITEKLKFKACCVAAEDTVLGAARLAGFETVTDSSFTGNIDTDIEKKAKSAVEALKNNDLVVLHYKATDLMGHDNNPQGKVEAIEKYDTMLKIVLDLIKEEKLDDVIIALAADHSTPCERKEHSGDPVPIVISGTSIRKDYVDKYDEISCSQGGLNRIKGSDFISILLDYLELTVKQGN; from the coding sequence ATGGAAAGAAAAGTACTTTTAGCTATTGCAGACGGATTAGGAGACAGACCTTGTGAGGTACTTGGAAATAAGACTCCTTTAGAATATGCTGAAACAGAAACTTTAAATATGCTTGCAAAAAATGGAGCAACAGGAATTATGGATTTATATAAAGCGGGTGTACCAGTAGGTACAGACCTTGGGCATATGATTCTATTTGGTTATGAAATTGAAGATTATCCTGGAAGAGGACCTATTGAAGCTTTTGGAAAAGGAATGGAATTAATAGAGGGGGATGTTGCCTTTAGATGCAACTTTGCTACTGTTGATGATGATATGCATATAGTTGACCGTAGAGCTGGAAGAATCAGAGAGGGAACAAAAGAACTTGCAGATACTTTAAATGGAATGGTAATTGATGGAATTACTGTACTTTTTAAAGAAGCTACTGAGCACAGAGCAGTCATGGTTCTTAGAGGAGAAAATTTATCTTCTGCTATCTCTGATACAGACCCCAAGAAAGAAGGGTTTAGAATAAAAACTTCCACAGCAAAAGATGACAGCAAGGAAGCTGCTTTCACTGCTAATCTATTGAATAAGGTTATCATTAAAGCTCATGAGCTTTTAAAAAATCATCCTCTAAATATAAAAAGAATTGAAGAGGGCAGATTCCCTGCCAATTGTATTGTTACAAGAGGAGCAGGAAAAATGCCTAAAATAGAAAAAATAACAGAAAAATTAAAATTCAAGGCCTGCTGTGTTGCTGCTGAAGATACAGTTTTAGGTGCTGCAAGATTAGCTGGTTTTGAAACTGTAACTGACAGCAGTTTTACAGGAAATATTGATACAGATATTGAAAAAAAAGCTAAATCAGCAGTAGAAGCTTTAAAAAATAATGATCTTGTTGTTCTTCATTACAAAGCTACAGATTTAATGGGACATGATAATAATCCTCAAGGAAAGGTTGAAGCTATAGAAAAGTATGATACAATGCTTAAAATTGTTCTTGATCTTATTAAAGAAGAAAAATTAGATGATGTAATTATTGCCCTTGCTGCTGACCATTCAACACCTTGTGAAAGAAAGGAACATAGTGGCGATCCTGTCCCTATTGTAATAAGTGGAACAAGTATCAGAAAAGATTATGTAGATAAATATGATGAAATTTCTTGCAGCCAAGGTGGGTTAAATAGAATTAAAGGTTCTGATTTTATAAGTATTCTGCTTGATTATTTAGAATTAACAGTTAAACAGGGAAATTAA
- a CDS encoding putative transcriptional regulator — protein sequence MGNLLNRLLIMLNDNDLDSTNYHIAMTLLMNFHSLHELSIGEVAKLCSVSKSTISKFIRILNFEDYADFKASASFKENRYGYNLNYNQNIAEYIEKYGYSSYLKCIQQDIDSLNGEENLKNIEKLAQDLIRYKKVASFGLLFSEIGAIDLQMKLAYNGKFLITNLDDVKQDTFIRRADEETLIIIYSNSGFYLKKYQLSEFQEEKDYSRTKAKIVLITGNEEMKNYSGIDNCIAFHHNSEIQSHSIIYPLINDHIVNKYRQLIKNK from the coding sequence ATGGGGAATTTATTAAATAGACTTTTAATTATGTTAAATGATAATGATTTAGATTCTACAAACTATCACATTGCAATGACATTATTAATGAATTTTCATTCATTGCATGAGCTTTCTATTGGAGAAGTAGCAAAATTATGCAGTGTGTCAAAGTCTACAATCTCTAAATTTATCAGAATTTTAAATTTTGAAGATTATGCAGATTTTAAAGCTTCTGCCTCTTTCAAGGAAAATAGATATGGCTATAATTTAAATTATAATCAAAATATAGCTGAATATATAGAAAAATATGGCTACAGCTCATATTTAAAATGTATTCAGCAGGATATAGACTCATTAAATGGAGAGGAAAATTTAAAAAATATAGAGAAACTGGCACAAGACCTCATTCGTTACAAAAAAGTAGCAAGTTTTGGCTTGCTGTTTTCAGAAATTGGGGCTATTGATCTGCAAATGAAATTAGCTTATAATGGTAAATTTTTAATTACAAATTTAGATGATGTGAAACAAGATACATTTATTAGAAGAGCAGATGAAGAAACATTGATAATTATATATTCTAATTCTGGATTTTATTTAAAAAAATATCAGCTATCTGAATTTCAAGAAGAAAAAGATTATTCAAGAACAAAAGCAAAGATCGTTTTGATAACTGGAAATGAAGAGATGAAAAATTATTCTGGTATTGATAATTGCATAGCCTTCCATCATAATTCAGAAATTCAAAGTCATTCTATAATTTATCCTTTGATAAATGATCATATTGTAAATAAATATCGTCAGTTAATAAAAAACAAATAA
- a CDS encoding PTS beta-glucoside transporter subunit IIABC: MAKQNYDQLAKEIIFLIGGENNIINLTHCVTRLRFKLKDETKIDENSLSKLKGVISIVKGNGQFQVVVGNAVEDIFNTIQGLYLIGETEAKEEKKSGTLFTRTLNMMSAILNPIVIALAGAGMIKALLVILTTTLGILDTSGGTYKILAAAGNSVFYFLPLFLAYSSAKAFKCNPYIALAIVATLMEPNFTKLMSKPGDITSFLGIPVVLIGYSGSLVPAIVSILIYSKLEKILKKFIPKNIELFALSFVALLIMVPLTVIVIGPIGVYLADQVGNLVNFLSVKNGLLTGAVIGAGWTFLVMLGVQWGVVPIMINNISTYGYDVIRPMIAAATFASAGAAFGVFLKAKNKENRAYALSATIPALLGGITEPIVYGISLKYKKPFIAQVIGGAIAGGFMGMMHTKAIVYVFPALTTLPAFLGETFIYYVIGITLAFVITAVITYFLGIDEKNDIEIHEKNSSNTENEAEDIIIKSCIEGEVIELSKVKDEAFASGSIGKGVGIIPQKGVLYAPADGEISTVFVTGHAVGMVTDKEAEILMHIGINTVEMNGEGFIKKVKDGQKVKAGDILIEFDMEKIKRAGYNTTTMMVISNSEEYSDIGVLNLGEVKQNNDILIIRPAIKNQ; this comes from the coding sequence ATGGCGAAACAAAATTATGACCAATTAGCAAAAGAAATTATATTTCTTATTGGTGGAGAGAACAATATAATAAATTTGACACATTGTGTAACTAGATTGAGGTTCAAACTAAAAGATGAAACAAAAATTGATGAAAATAGTTTATCAAAACTTAAAGGAGTAATTTCAATAGTAAAAGGAAATGGACAATTTCAAGTAGTAGTGGGAAATGCTGTGGAAGATATTTTTAATACGATTCAAGGACTATATTTAATAGGAGAAACAGAAGCAAAGGAAGAGAAAAAAAGCGGAACTTTATTTACACGAACTTTAAATATGATGTCAGCAATCTTAAATCCAATCGTTATTGCTCTAGCAGGGGCTGGAATGATAAAAGCTCTTCTTGTTATTCTTACAACAACATTAGGAATATTGGATACAAGTGGGGGAACATACAAGATTTTAGCAGCAGCTGGAAACAGTGTATTCTACTTTTTGCCATTATTTTTAGCTTATTCTTCTGCAAAAGCTTTTAAATGCAATCCATATATAGCGCTAGCAATAGTGGCAACATTAATGGAACCAAATTTTACAAAACTTATGTCAAAACCAGGTGATATAACATCATTTTTAGGAATTCCTGTAGTCTTGATAGGATATTCTGGAAGTCTGGTTCCTGCCATTGTTTCTATTTTGATTTATTCTAAATTAGAAAAGATTTTAAAAAAATTTATTCCTAAAAATATAGAATTATTTGCTCTTTCATTTGTTGCTCTTCTCATAATGGTACCTCTTACTGTTATTGTAATTGGACCAATTGGTGTATACCTTGCAGATCAAGTAGGTAATTTAGTTAATTTTTTAAGTGTAAAAAACGGGCTATTAACAGGAGCCGTTATTGGAGCTGGCTGGACTTTTCTTGTAATGTTGGGCGTTCAGTGGGGTGTTGTCCCTATTATGATTAATAATATTTCAACATATGGTTATGATGTAATACGTCCTATGATAGCAGCAGCAACATTTGCCAGTGCAGGAGCTGCATTTGGAGTATTTTTGAAAGCAAAAAATAAAGAAAACAGAGCATATGCACTTTCTGCTACAATTCCAGCTTTACTGGGAGGAATTACAGAGCCAATTGTGTATGGAATCTCTTTAAAATATAAAAAACCTTTTATAGCTCAAGTAATAGGAGGAGCAATAGCAGGTGGATTTATGGGAATGATGCATACTAAAGCTATAGTCTATGTATTTCCAGCACTGACTACTTTACCTGCATTTTTAGGAGAAACATTTATATATTATGTTATTGGAATTACACTTGCCTTTGTAATAACAGCAGTAATAACTTACTTTTTAGGAATAGATGAAAAAAATGATATAGAAATTCATGAAAAAAATAGCAGTAATACTGAAAATGAAGCTGAAGATATAATTATTAAATCTTGTATTGAAGGAGAGGTAATAGAACTCAGCAAGGTAAAGGATGAAGCTTTTGCATCAGGATCTATTGGAAAAGGAGTGGGAATCATACCTCAAAAAGGGGTTCTTTATGCACCAGCTGATGGAGAAATTTCAACTGTATTTGTCACAGGACATGCAGTAGGAATGGTAACTGATAAAGAAGCAGAAATATTGATGCACATTGGAATTAATACAGTTGAAATGAATGGAGAAGGATTTATAAAAAAGGTAAAAGATGGGCAGAAAGTAAAAGCAGGAGATATCTTAATAGAATTTGATATGGAAAAAATAAAAAGAGCAGGATACAATACAACTACAATGATGGTAATTTCTAATAGTGAAGAATATTCTGATATAGGAGTATTAAATCTAGGTGAAGTAAAACAAAATAATGATATTTTAATAATCAGACCAGCTATTAAAAATCAATAA
- a CDS encoding 6-phospho-beta-glucosidase yields MKKNIFPADFLWGGATAANQCEGAWNIDGKGISIADCTRIKKNVNKKDYKSLHEIKSEDIERAMVTNDTIEYPKRHGIDFYHHYKEDLDLFQEMGFKTLRVSIQWTRIYPTGMEEKANETGLKFYEDLFKEMKKRNIEPLVTLHHYELPLYICNNFQGWYQREVIELFLKFCKTVYTRYKGLVKYWLTFNEIDSVFRHPFTTLGMVPDRFPKDKFEEVVYQSLHHQFVASALATKYLHEIIPEAEMGCMITKTLSYPENCHPQNVLLALKDNRKNNFYSDVQVRGAYPQHIKNEWQRKNITIHFEKEDEEILKKYTVDYVAFSYYMSKISSINEEGKERVSGNISSSVKNPYLDITDWDWQIDPTGLTTSLIDLYDRYEKPLFIVENGLGYNDTIETDGTIHDDYRIQYFKEHISAIAEAIEEGVEVMGYTPWGCIDLISMSTCQMSKRYGFIYVDLDDDGNGSYKRYKKKSFEWYKEIISTNGNSILK; encoded by the coding sequence GTGAAAAAAAATATTTTTCCAGCAGATTTTTTGTGGGGAGGAGCTACTGCGGCGAATCAATGTGAAGGAGCTTGGAATATAGATGGAAAAGGAATATCTATTGCAGATTGCACTAGAATAAAAAAGAATGTTAATAAAAAAGATTATAAATCACTTCATGAAATTAAAAGTGAAGATATTGAACGTGCAATGGTTACAAATGATACTATTGAATATCCAAAGAGGCATGGAATAGATTTTTATCATCACTATAAAGAAGATTTGGACTTATTTCAAGAAATGGGATTTAAAACACTTAGAGTTTCTATTCAATGGACAAGAATATATCCTACAGGAATGGAAGAAAAAGCAAATGAAACAGGTTTAAAATTTTATGAAGACCTTTTCAAAGAAATGAAAAAAAGAAATATAGAACCACTTGTAACACTACATCACTATGAACTCCCACTATATATCTGCAACAATTTTCAAGGGTGGTATCAACGTGAAGTAATAGAACTATTTTTAAAATTTTGTAAAACAGTTTATACAAGATATAAAGGATTGGTAAAATATTGGCTTACATTTAATGAAATTGATAGTGTATTCAGACATCCTTTTACAACATTAGGAATGGTTCCTGACAGATTCCCAAAAGATAAATTTGAAGAAGTTGTATATCAATCGTTACATCATCAATTTGTGGCAAGTGCATTAGCAACAAAATATCTACATGAAATAATACCAGAAGCTGAGATGGGATGTATGATTACTAAAACATTATCTTATCCTGAAAATTGCCATCCTCAAAATGTGTTACTAGCTTTAAAAGATAATAGAAAAAATAATTTTTATTCAGATGTCCAGGTAAGAGGTGCTTATCCACAGCACATAAAAAACGAGTGGCAAAGAAAGAATATTACAATTCATTTTGAAAAAGAAGATGAAGAAATCTTAAAAAAATATACTGTTGACTATGTAGCATTCAGTTATTATATGAGTAAAATTTCAAGCATAAACGAAGAAGGAAAAGAAAGAGTAAGTGGAAATATAAGCAGCAGTGTTAAAAATCCATATCTTGATATAACAGATTGGGACTGGCAAATTGATCCTACAGGTTTAACTACTTCATTAATTGACCTATATGACAGATATGAAAAACCATTATTTATAGTAGAAAATGGATTAGGATATAATGATACTATTGAAACTGATGGAACTATCCATGATGATTATCGTATTCAATACTTTAAAGAACATATTTCAGCTATTGCAGAAGCAATAGAAGAAGGAGTAGAGGTTATGGGATATACTCCTTGGGGTTGTATAGATTTAATAAGTATGTCAACTTGTCAAATGAGCAAACGTTATGGATTTATCTATGTTGATTTAGATGATGATGGAAACGGCAGTTATAAAAGATACAAAAAAAAGTCATTTGAATGGTATAAAGAAATAATATCCACAAATGGCAACAGCATTTTAAAATAA
- the rpmA gene encoding 50S ribosomal protein L27, producing MQFTLNIQLFAHKKGQGSVKNGRDSNPKYLGIKKYDGEVVKAGNIIVRQRGTAIHAGNNMGMGKDHTLFALIDGYVKFERLGKDKKQVSIYSEK from the coding sequence ATGCAATTTACTTTAAATATACAATTATTTGCACATAAAAAAGGGCAAGGTTCTGTTAAAAACGGAAGAGACTCAAATCCTAAATATCTTGGAATCAAAAAATATGATGGAGAAGTTGTTAAAGCTGGAAACATCATAGTTAGACAAAGAGGAACTGCTATACATGCAGGAAATAATATGGGAATGGGTAAAGATCATACTTTATTTGCTCTAATTGATGGGTATGTAAAATTTGAAAGACTTGGAAAAGATAAAAAACAAGTTTCAATTTACTCTGAAAAATAA
- the rplU gene encoding 50S ribosomal protein L21, which translates to MYAVIKTGGKQYKVAEGDVLRVEKLNAEVNATVELTEVLLVANGETVKVGTPVVDGAKVVAEVVAQGKGAKVVNFKYKPKTGYHRKKGHRQLFTEIKVTSINA; encoded by the coding sequence ATGTACGCAGTTATAAAAACTGGTGGTAAACAGTACAAAGTAGCAGAAGGTGACGTATTAAGAGTAGAGAAATTAAATGCTGAAGTTAACGCAACTGTAGAATTAACTGAAGTTCTTTTAGTAGCTAATGGAGAAACTGTAAAAGTTGGAACTCCAGTAGTTGATGGAGCTAAAGTTGTAGCAGAAGTAGTAGCTCAAGGTAAAGGTGCTAAAGTTGTTAACTTCAAATACAAGCCAAAAACAGGATACCACAGAAAAAAAGGTCACAGACAATTATTTACTGAGATCAAAGTTACTTCAATCAACGCTTAA
- a CDS encoding putative NADH-dependent oxidoreductase, whose amino-acid sequence MKKIKVGIIGCGSITEKRHAPEYLDNPNVEIAAFYDLNKKRAELMAEKFGGKAVDVYMDILNNPEIDAVSDCTPNNMHCIISTKAMELGKHVLCEKPMTKSVEEAEKIADMQKKTEKIFMMDHNQRFTEAHKRVRNIIKSGKLGKVITFRTTFGHGGPESWTESKSKNTWFFQKDKCEFGVIGDLGVHKIDIIRYLTDSEFESVCGMGGTLHKTFENGEPIEVYDNAICILKMKCGAIGTGTFSWTYYGQEDNSTILYMEKGIIRIYDDPKYQIKIIYEDGKMEELEVEAIQTNDNQTKTGVIDAFIDTIIKNEESPVTAEDGLISIRVVKGIIKAIEEKKEIKL is encoded by the coding sequence ATGAAAAAAATAAAAGTAGGAATAATTGGATGTGGTTCCATAACTGAAAAAAGACATGCTCCTGAATATTTAGATAATCCTAATGTAGAAATAGCAGCATTTTATGATTTGAATAAAAAGAGAGCTGAATTGATGGCAGAAAAATTTGGTGGAAAAGCTGTTGATGTATATATGGATATATTAAATAATCCAGAAATAGATGCTGTAAGTGATTGTACTCCTAATAATATGCATTGTATTATATCAACAAAAGCTATGGAACTAGGAAAGCATGTACTATGTGAAAAACCTATGACTAAAAGTGTGGAAGAGGCAGAAAAAATAGCAGATATGCAGAAAAAAACTGAGAAAATATTTATGATGGATCATAATCAGAGATTTACAGAAGCTCATAAGAGAGTTAGAAATATAATAAAAAGTGGGAAATTAGGAAAAGTAATTACTTTTAGAACTACTTTTGGACATGGAGGACCTGAATCTTGGACAGAGAGTAAATCTAAAAATACATGGTTTTTCCAGAAAGATAAATGTGAATTTGGAGTAATAGGTGATTTAGGAGTTCATAAAATAGATATTATCAGATACCTTACAGATTCTGAATTTGAAAGTGTCTGTGGAATGGGAGGAACTCTTCATAAAACTTTTGAAAATGGGGAACCTATTGAAGTATATGATAATGCAATCTGTATATTGAAAATGAAATGTGGAGCAATAGGGACAGGAACTTTCAGCTGGACATATTATGGACAGGAAGATAATTCTACTATACTTTATATGGAGAAAGGAATAATAAGGATATATGATGATCCTAAATATCAGATAAAAATAATATATGAAGATGGAAAAATGGAAGAACTTGAAGTTGAAGCTATTCAAACAAATGATAACCAGACAAAAACTGGTGTAATAGATGCTTTTATAGATACTATTATAAAAAATGAAGAATCTCCTGTAACAGCAGAAGATGGACTTATTTCTATAAGAGTAGTAAAAGGCATAATAAAAGCTATTGAAGAAAAAAAAGAAATAAAATTATAA
- a CDS encoding sugar phosphate isomerase, translating to MKLGFLTGIMGDMSIYEKIEWAHKIGFETLEVSCWPKTNSRDYSGSDIDVANFTKEEADKLNRFLKENEMTIVTLAYYDNNLDHDPVKRKGYNDHLIKVIDAASLLGVKNVGTFIGRDMTLPIEENFDEMEKVFKPILEYAKEKNVRIIIENCSMPGWHESGWAGTISYSPELWDEMFKRLPYDNFGLNYDPSHLLWLGIDYIQALKDYKDKIFEVHAKDTEVFEDKKKYYSILGKQLGRKDNWDLGFWRHRMPGKGNIDWKKFINTLKEIGYDDELVIEHEDLEYQDTVEKVKEGLELGYKYLKERM from the coding sequence ATGAAATTAGGATTTTTAACTGGTATCATGGGAGATATGTCTATATATGAAAAAATAGAATGGGCTCATAAGATAGGTTTTGAAACATTAGAAGTTTCATGCTGGCCTAAAACTAATTCCAGAGATTACTCAGGAAGTGATATAGATGTAGCGAATTTTACTAAGGAAGAGGCGGATAAATTAAACAGATTCCTTAAAGAAAATGAGATGACTATTGTAACTCTTGCTTACTATGATAATAACTTGGACCATGATCCTGTAAAGAGAAAGGGATATAATGATCATTTGATAAAAGTAATAGATGCAGCTTCACTTTTAGGAGTAAAAAATGTAGGAACTTTCATAGGAAGAGATATGACACTTCCAATAGAGGAAAATTTTGATGAAATGGAAAAAGTTTTTAAGCCTATACTTGAGTATGCAAAAGAAAAAAATGTGAGAATAATAATAGAAAATTGCTCTATGCCAGGATGGCATGAAAGCGGATGGGCAGGAACTATATCATATTCTCCAGAATTATGGGATGAGATGTTTAAAAGACTTCCATATGATAATTTTGGATTGAATTACGATCCATCACATTTGTTATGGCTGGGAATAGACTATATTCAAGCTTTGAAAGATTACAAGGATAAAATATTTGAAGTTCATGCTAAAGACACAGAGGTATTTGAGGACAAGAAAAAATATTACAGTATTTTAGGAAAACAATTAGGGAGAAAAGATAACTGGGATCTGGGATTTTGGAGACATAGAATGCCAGGAAAAGGAAATATAGACTGGAAAAAATTTATTAATACATTGAAAGAAATAGGATATGATGATGAATTAGTAATAGAACATGAAGATTTAGAATATCAGGATACAGTTGAGAAAGTAAAAGAGGGTCTTGAATTGGGGTATAAATATTTAAAGGAAAGGATGTAG
- a CDS encoding ABC transporter permease has protein sequence MNQLNKNLDMKKIYSNYTFVFSFLVLVVIATVINHSFLSWTNLSTLMLQSSIKGIIALGMTLIIISGQIDLSVGSQCALVAGLGVVVLNKTESPFIMLLFCMAFGALLGTINGVITNKGKIAPFIVTLATMSAYRSIIVQLGQGGPFNIKMKILMSFRKIAAGKFLGVPNLAIIFVIITILMVILVKYTKFGRYVYAVGSNENATFLTGVNVVKVKTLCFTLTGFLTGIASFLLSSRLTSITAANVGMSFELDAIAAVAIGGTSMSGGRGKIMGTFLGAIMLQMIEGILIAARIPPFLSGLVKGIIIILAVIFQSKKGND, from the coding sequence ATGAATCAGTTGAACAAAAATTTAGATATGAAAAAAATATATTCAAATTATACATTTGTATTTTCTTTTTTAGTCCTTGTAGTAATAGCAACTGTGATAAATCATTCCTTCCTGTCTTGGACAAATTTATCTACACTTATGCTTCAATCATCTATTAAAGGGATAATAGCTCTAGGAATGACTCTTATTATTATATCAGGTCAAATAGATTTATCAGTAGGATCACAATGTGCTCTTGTAGCAGGATTAGGAGTAGTTGTTCTCAATAAGACAGAAAGTCCATTTATTATGCTCCTATTTTGTATGGCATTTGGAGCTTTGCTTGGAACGATTAATGGAGTTATAACAAACAAAGGAAAAATAGCTCCTTTCATAGTTACCCTTGCTACAATGAGTGCCTACAGATCAATAATAGTTCAGCTTGGACAAGGTGGACCTTTCAATATTAAGATGAAGATACTTATGAGTTTCAGAAAGATAGCAGCAGGAAAATTTTTAGGTGTGCCTAACCTTGCAATAATTTTTGTAATAATAACTATACTTATGGTTATTTTAGTGAAATATACAAAATTTGGAAGATATGTATATGCTGTAGGTTCTAATGAGAATGCTACTTTCCTTACTGGAGTAAATGTAGTGAAAGTAAAAACATTATGTTTTACCCTTACAGGATTTTTAACAGGAATAGCTTCATTCCTTCTATCATCAAGACTTACTTCTATCACAGCAGCCAATGTGGGAATGTCTTTTGAGTTGGATGCAATAGCAGCAGTTGCTATTGGAGGAACATCTATGAGTGGAGGAAGAGGAAAAATAATGGGAACTTTCTTAGGAGCTATAATGCTTCAGATGATAGAAGGAATCCTTATAGCAGCACGTATTCCACCATTCCTGTCAGGTTTGGTAAAAGGAATAATAATAATTCTGGCAGTAATTTTCCAAAGTAAAAAAGGTAATGATTAA
- a CDS encoding ABC transporter ATP-binding protein produces the protein MKCFGPVQALKDVSLSVDKGEIHGLLGENGAGKSTLMNILAGTFPPTQGEIYFNGEKIEDLNTKKTQGMGIRFIHQELNLVNDLTVYENLFLGEELLNKYGLLNKKEMIKRSKEILEKMNLDIDPEMEVRHLETSRKQLVEIAKALLFDAKLIIMDEPTTALTNKEIEMLFVLMRRLKEQGVTMIYISHKMPELFSICDRYTVLRDGKFIESGYFKDINERKATELLVGRCIENEKIEKEKISEEILMEVKNITSEGKFKDISFNLRKGEVIAVTGLHGDGRDQLAEALYGVCKINSGEVWVNGKKLGYRSIKDTVENGISMVQRNRKERSIIKDMSILNNFSVSRFVSKHKKLFIDDKSEIERFDTRKKEMSTKIGHYDDYITSLSGGNQQKIIIGRCLELNTDVIILDNPTQGIDVGAKFEIYKIINELAKTGKGIIIFSSEYPEINKVADRCFIMYKGRINKELTRDEFSEINIMHYATGANMEEKI, from the coding sequence GTGAAATGTTTTGGTCCTGTACAGGCTTTGAAAGATGTTTCCCTCAGTGTAGATAAAGGTGAAATACATGGACTATTAGGAGAGAATGGAGCAGGGAAATCCACTCTGATGAATATTCTGGCAGGGACATTTCCGCCTACACAGGGAGAGATTTATTTTAATGGAGAGAAAATAGAGGATCTGAATACTAAGAAAACACAGGGAATGGGGATAAGATTTATACATCAGGAATTAAATCTTGTAAATGATCTTACTGTCTATGAAAATCTTTTTCTTGGAGAGGAGCTTCTTAATAAATATGGACTTCTAAATAAAAAAGAGATGATAAAACGATCTAAAGAAATTCTTGAAAAAATGAATCTGGATATTGATCCTGAAATGGAAGTAAGACATTTGGAGACATCAAGAAAACAGCTTGTTGAAATAGCGAAAGCTCTTCTTTTTGATGCAAAGCTTATAATAATGGACGAACCTACAACAGCCTTAACTAATAAAGAGATAGAAATGCTTTTTGTTCTTATGAGAAGATTAAAGGAACAGGGAGTAACTATGATTTATATATCTCATAAAATGCCGGAGCTTTTCAGTATCTGTGACAGATATACAGTGCTTAGAGATGGAAAATTTATAGAAAGCGGTTATTTTAAGGATATAAACGAAAGAAAAGCTACTGAACTTTTAGTGGGAAGATGTATAGAAAATGAAAAGATAGAAAAAGAAAAAATATCAGAAGAAATATTGATGGAAGTAAAAAATATAACTTCAGAAGGAAAATTTAAAGATATATCTTTTAATTTGAGAAAAGGGGAAGTTATAGCAGTTACAGGACTGCATGGAGATGGAAGAGATCAGCTTGCAGAGGCGTTATATGGGGTATGTAAAATAAATTCTGGAGAAGTATGGGTAAATGGGAAGAAACTTGGATATAGAAGTATAAAAGATACAGTGGAAAATGGAATAAGTATGGTACAGAGAAATAGAAAAGAACGTTCTATTATAAAAGATATGAGTATACTTAATAATTTTTCTGTTTCAAGATTTGTTTCAAAACATAAAAAACTTTTTATTGATGATAAATCAGAAATAGAAAGATTTGATACAAGAAAAAAAGAGATGTCCACAAAAATCGGACACTATGATGACTATATAACATCACTTTCAGGTGGCAATCAGCAAAAGATAATAATTGGCAGATGTCTTGAGTTGAATACTGATGTGATAATTTTAGACAATCCTACACAAGGAATAGATGTAGGTGCTAAGTTTGAAATCTATAAAATAATTAATGAATTGGCTAAAACAGGTAAAGGAATAATAATATTCAGCTCTGAATATCCAGAGATAAATAAAGTAGCAGACAGGTGTTTTATAATGTACAAAGGAAGAATAAATAAGGAACTGACAAGAGATGAGTTCAGTGAGATAAATATCATGCATTATGCTACAGGAGCAAATATGGAGGAAAAAATATGA